TCCGCGAAGAACATCCCGCGCTATGCACTTTGCACTGTGCACTATGCACTCTGCACTCTGTCAATGCCTGAATAGTGTTGACCGTTTTTTGAGTTTGCTAGAAAACATTTGTTTGCTTTTTCGTCAAAATATCGGATACCTTCGTTTCGGAGATCGAAACGGAAGTGAGCAATGCTAGAGCAACTCACCAGGATAGACCTCCGGGTGACGAAGTAGTTTGTCGCGGAGCCGGGCATTTATTGTCCGGCTTTTCTTCAATTACTTTTGAACCCTCCATGCCTAAGAAAACTCGTTCCTGCTGCCTTTCGAATGCATCGGGGCCTAAGGAGTTCAATGCCGTATGCGGCTTGTAATTGTTGTACATATATTGACCGCCTTTTCAGTCATCTGCCTTAGCTGGGATAAATTCTCCGGCCCGTAGAATCTGACGTAACTGTTTTTAATAGTTCCGTTTACGCGTTCGGCATTCGGATTCTCATAGACACTCGTGCCCATGCTGTTTTCATATTACAGGCTTGGGTCAGTTTCACGAATTCCTTGCAGTAATACTGGCCGCCGCCGTCCGAATGAAATATCAGACCAGGTGCGGGCCAGCGACCGGATCGCCATCCGTATTGCCGGCAGCGTGGTGTGTTCGGTCATCAGGTTGTCCCGAGACCGCCAGCCCACGATCCGTCTTGAGAAGAGGTCCATAATGAAGGTCAGGTAATAGAACCTTTCGCCTAT
The DNA window shown above is from Acidobacteriota bacterium and carries:
- a CDS encoding DDE-type integrase/transposase/recombinase — protein: MPFRTEFKIERKRAYHRTTDSRGVTRFDNLIAGFELTGVNQVWVSDIAYYRIGERFYYLTFIMDLFSRRIVGWRSRDNLMTEHTTLPAIRMAIRSLARTWSDISFGRRRPVLLQGIRETDPSL